In Aquila chrysaetos chrysaetos chromosome 2, bAquChr1.4, whole genome shotgun sequence, the following are encoded in one genomic region:
- the LOC115335332 gene encoding SERTA domain-containing protein 2-like isoform X2 produces the protein MLGRGLKRKLSDYEENMAGLSSAFDSSRNLPYPLKRQLVLNMCLTKLQTYKMLVEPNLHRSVLIANTVRQIQEEMRQESSQQPINVCPGITPSSHSYTGMESSGISLQLPSGISQQESNCCDLRSVEDPIENSLLIVSDDDMSSAISSILKDLDFVEDISPPTCLVSTGDDQPKFPENTGLKLEDDRQDLKGAECVFGSFEISNSTSYLKDLAIDDIFEDIDTSMYDSDFCCPPLMPPRPPSLATEEPLKTFPSCNSSSASNIQICRTDLSELDHIMEILVGS, from the coding sequence ATGTTGGGGAGAGGTCTAAAGCGCAAGCTGAGTGACTATGAGGAGAACATGGCTGGTCTCTCGAGTGCCTTTGATTCCAGTCGAAATTTGCCATATCCACTTAAGAGGCAGTTGGTGCTTAATATGTGCCTCACCAAGTTACAGACGTACAAAATGCTGGTGGAACCGAACTTGCACCGCTCTGTCCTCATAGCCAACACAGTACGGCAAATTCAAGAGGAAATGAGACAAGAGAGTAGTCAGCAGCCAATTAATGTCTGCCCTGGCATTACTCCTAGTTCTCACAGCTACACAGGGATGGAGTCATCTGGGATTTCTCTTCAGTTGCCTTCAGGTATTAGTCAGCAAGAGTCTAACTGTTGCGACTTACGGTCTGTAGAAGACCCAATTGAAAATAGCCTGCTCATAGTTTCAGATGATGATATGTCATCTGCTATTTCATCTATTCTGAAGGATTTAGACTTTGTAGAAGATATAAGCCCGCCTACTTGTCTGGTTTCTACTGGAGACGACCAGCCAAAGTTTCCAGAAAATACTGGTCTAAAACTAGAAGATGATAGACAGGATTTGAAGGGAGCTGAATGTGTGTTTGGTTCCTTTGAGATTTCAAATTCAACTAGCTACTTGAAGGATTTGGCAATAGATGACATTTTTGAAGATATTGACACTTCAATGTATGATTCAGACTTTTGCTGCCCTCCATTAATGCCACCCAGACCACCATCTCTTGCTACAGAAGAACCATTGAAAACCTTTCCATCTTGTAATTCTTCTTCAGCAAGCAACATTCAGATATGTAGAACAGATCTGAGTGAGTTGGACCACATCATGGAAATTCTTGTTGGATCCTGA
- the LOC115335332 gene encoding SERTA domain-containing protein 2-like isoform X1 translates to MQDLESSCLDSFLFSEGNYLFMLGRGLKRKLSDYEENMAGLSSAFDSSRNLPYPLKRQLVLNMCLTKLQTYKMLVEPNLHRSVLIANTVRQIQEEMRQESSQQPINVCPGITPSSHSYTGMESSGISLQLPSGISQQESNCCDLRSVEDPIENSLLIVSDDDMSSAISSILKDLDFVEDISPPTCLVSTGDDQPKFPENTGLKLEDDRQDLKGAECVFGSFEISNSTSYLKDLAIDDIFEDIDTSMYDSDFCCPPLMPPRPPSLATEEPLKTFPSCNSSSASNIQICRTDLSELDHIMEILVGS, encoded by the coding sequence gtTCATGTTGGGGAGAGGTCTAAAGCGCAAGCTGAGTGACTATGAGGAGAACATGGCTGGTCTCTCGAGTGCCTTTGATTCCAGTCGAAATTTGCCATATCCACTTAAGAGGCAGTTGGTGCTTAATATGTGCCTCACCAAGTTACAGACGTACAAAATGCTGGTGGAACCGAACTTGCACCGCTCTGTCCTCATAGCCAACACAGTACGGCAAATTCAAGAGGAAATGAGACAAGAGAGTAGTCAGCAGCCAATTAATGTCTGCCCTGGCATTACTCCTAGTTCTCACAGCTACACAGGGATGGAGTCATCTGGGATTTCTCTTCAGTTGCCTTCAGGTATTAGTCAGCAAGAGTCTAACTGTTGCGACTTACGGTCTGTAGAAGACCCAATTGAAAATAGCCTGCTCATAGTTTCAGATGATGATATGTCATCTGCTATTTCATCTATTCTGAAGGATTTAGACTTTGTAGAAGATATAAGCCCGCCTACTTGTCTGGTTTCTACTGGAGACGACCAGCCAAAGTTTCCAGAAAATACTGGTCTAAAACTAGAAGATGATAGACAGGATTTGAAGGGAGCTGAATGTGTGTTTGGTTCCTTTGAGATTTCAAATTCAACTAGCTACTTGAAGGATTTGGCAATAGATGACATTTTTGAAGATATTGACACTTCAATGTATGATTCAGACTTTTGCTGCCCTCCATTAATGCCACCCAGACCACCATCTCTTGCTACAGAAGAACCATTGAAAACCTTTCCATCTTGTAATTCTTCTTCAGCAAGCAACATTCAGATATGTAGAACAGATCTGAGTGAGTTGGACCACATCATGGAAATTCTTGTTGGATCCTGA